AAAAAATATTGCTATTAATTTTATAGATAATATTCTTTTTAAAATCATAGCTTCAGGAAGACTTAGAGCAACTACTGCCATCATAAATGATATTGCCGTTCCTATCAAAACACCTTTTTGAGTTAGTACTTCAATAATTGGTAAAACTCCTAATTCATTTGAGTACATAGGAATTCCAGCAAGAACTGCAATTATTGGAGCATACCAAACATCTCCACCTGCATATTTTGCAATAAAATCAGCAGGAATATATCCATGAATAAATGCACCAACACCCACTCCAATTATTATATATAAATATATTTTTTTGAATATATCAATAGAGTAATACCATGACTCTTTAACTCTATGTTTAAATAGAGTTTTATCATCTGTATAACTTATATTATCAAGAGGTTTAACTTCAATTAAAACCTCTTTTTCCATTTTCATAGCACCAATAATAAGACCAGCTATAATTGATATAATTACTCCAAAAAGTACATAAAGTATTGCTACTTTAAATCCAAATATTGAAGCTAACAAAGCAAATACAACAGGATCACTAAGTGGTGCTGAAACTAAATAAGTAAAAGCAACACCTAAAGGAATTCTAGCTTGTAAAAATCCTAAGAAAAGTGGTATTGCACTACAAGAACAAAATGGAGTTATTATTCCAAATATTCCAGCTAAAATATGTCCTACAATTTTACTTTTTCCACTTAAATAAACTCTGATTTTTTCCAATGGAAAATAGCTTTGTATAAATGTAATAAAGTATATTATGCTTATTAGCAATATAAATATTTTTACTGTATCAAATATAAAAAAATGAACAGCATCCCCAATTTGAGTACCTTTTACAAGTCCTAAAATATCAAATACTAAGATGGCACTTAGATTATTCCACCATTCAAACATATAAACTCCTAATATAACCATATCCACAATAAAACAGAATCAAAAGTAATACAGATATTTTAAATTTTCTAATCATAAAAAATCCAAGTATTGCAAAAATTAAATCATAAATATTTAAAATCCCACTTGGAATAACAATTGTAACTAAAACACTAAACAATATTGCAACAA
Above is a genomic segment from Aliarcobacter cryaerophilus containing:
- a CDS encoding permease, coding for MFEWWNNLSAILVFDILGLVKGTQIGDAVHFFIFDTVKIFILLISIIYFITFIQSYFPLEKIRVYLSGKSKIVGHILAGIFGIITPFCSCSAIPLFLGFLQARIPLGVAFTYLVSAPLSDPVVFALLASIFGFKVAILYVLFGVIISIIAGLIIGAMKMEKEVLIEVKPLDNISYTDDKTLFKHRVKESWYYSIDIFKKIYLYIIIGVGVGAFIHGYIPADFIAKYAGGDVWYAPIIAVLAGIPMYSNELGVLPIIEVLTQKGVLIGTAISFMMAVVALSLPEAMILKRILSIKLIAIFFSIVGFSILIVGYLLNYLVG